A window of the Nitrosopumilus ureiphilus genome harbors these coding sequences:
- a CDS encoding MEMO1 family protein: MIREPVVAGQFYPGRKEELENMIKYCFDHKYGPGKQIAESNEKIFGVVCPHAGYIYSGPTACHSYNAISSQNPELAIIIGPNHFGVGKNAATMIDAKWKTPLGLVEVDSDSAQEIAEKSNIVEIDNYSHSQDHSLEVQIPMLQSLLSNEFKILPIILLAQDLETARDVGNAVSEIAKKKNAIIVASSDFTHYEENSFAHLQDKALIESILDMDVKRFYQVLRERKITACGFGAIAATMIACKNLGATKGVLLSYATSGDVSGDTDSVVGYGAIKFV; this comes from the coding sequence ATGATACGAGAACCAGTTGTAGCAGGTCAATTTTACCCAGGTAGAAAAGAAGAATTGGAAAATATGATAAAGTATTGTTTTGATCACAAATACGGTCCAGGAAAACAAATTGCAGAGTCAAATGAGAAGATCTTTGGAGTTGTGTGTCCACATGCAGGATACATATACTCTGGACCTACTGCATGTCATTCTTACAATGCTATATCATCGCAAAATCCGGAACTTGCCATCATTATAGGACCAAATCATTTCGGAGTTGGAAAAAATGCTGCAACTATGATTGATGCAAAATGGAAGACACCATTAGGGTTAGTTGAGGTAGATTCAGATTCTGCTCAAGAGATTGCAGAAAAATCCAACATTGTTGAAATTGATAATTATTCGCATTCACAAGATCACAGTTTAGAAGTACAAATTCCAATGTTGCAATCATTGCTTTCAAATGAATTTAAGATACTTCCAATTATCTTACTTGCACAAGATTTGGAAACTGCAAGAGATGTAGGAAATGCAGTATCTGAAATTGCAAAAAAGAAAAATGCTATTATTGTTGCCTCATCAGATTTTACACATTATGAAGAAAATTCTTTTGCCCATCTTCAAGACAAAGCATTGATTGAATCCATTTTGGATATGGATGTCAAACGATTTTATCAGGTATTACGAGAGAGAAAAATAACAGCGTGTGGATTTGGCGCAATTGCAGCTACAATGATTGCATGCAAGAATTTAGGTGCAACTAAAGGGGTACTTCTCAGTTATGCAACTAGTGGAGATGTATCTGGAGATACAGATTCCGTTGTAGGATATGGAGCGATAAAATTTGTTTGA
- a CDS encoding universal stress protein, translated as MKKSLYMNILVPLDGSKYSEKALIHACEMAKSYQSRLILLYVVEKSIPINLLDRKEYLEILRKFGNKVLTNGKEITTKRGVDSKIVMKEGNVSTEIIKLAKKEQCNMIIIGSKGLGKAARFFLGSVSNKLANNSPCSILIVK; from the coding sequence ATGAAAAAATCACTTTACATGAATATTTTAGTTCCTCTTGATGGTTCAAAATATTCAGAAAAAGCTCTCATACATGCATGTGAAATGGCTAAAAGTTATCAATCTCGTTTGATACTTTTGTACGTAGTTGAAAAATCAATTCCAATTAATCTATTAGACAGAAAAGAATATCTTGAAATTTTAAGAAAGTTTGGAAATAAAGTTTTGACTAATGGAAAAGAAATAACTACAAAGCGAGGGGTTGATTCAAAAATAGTCATGAAAGAAGGCAATGTTTCAACAGAAATCATAAAACTTGCAAAAAAAGAACAATGTAATATGATAATTATTGGTAGTAAAGGCCTAGGCAAAGCTGCAAGATTCTTTCTTGGAAGTGTTTCAAACAAACTAGCAAATAATTCACCGTGTTCTATCCTTATTGTAAAATAA
- a CDS encoding class I SAM-dependent methyltransferase produces the protein MSYNKEFWDKYADENEARYNEEFARYARNLATSLHCTSVLEIGCGTGIDLRLFPDTFQIHGVDLNDSALEIAKGKIPFANFKKASIADLPFEDSSIDFVFTHQLLNYLDDDTLDKGIAEMYRVAGKYIMNCEKFEETEKQIDEHHKFRNVYKRWLNYNVRIVSNVDMHEDIEPDKSRFTLLKKL, from the coding sequence ATGAGTTACAACAAGGAATTTTGGGACAAATATGCTGATGAAAATGAAGCAAGATATAATGAAGAATTTGCAAGATATGCCCGAAATTTGGCTACTTCCTTGCATTGCACAAGCGTTCTAGAGATAGGATGCGGTACTGGAATCGACTTGAGACTATTTCCAGATACTTTTCAAATTCATGGAGTTGATCTCAATGATAGTGCATTGGAGATTGCAAAAGGAAAGATACCATTTGCAAATTTTAAGAAAGCAAGTATTGCGGATTTGCCATTTGAGGATTCTTCAATTGACTTTGTTTTCACACATCAATTATTGAATTATTTAGATGATGATACATTGGATAAAGGAATTGCAGAAATGTATAGGGTTGCTGGAAAATATATTATGAATTGTGAAAAATTTGAAGAAACAGAAAAACAGATAGATGAACATCATAAATTTCGAAATGTCTACAAAAGATGGTTAAACTACAATGTACGAATTGTAAGCAATGTGGATATGCATGAAGACATAGAACCTGACAAATCTAGATTTACACTATTAAAGAAATTATAA
- a CDS encoding universal stress protein yields the protein MIKKKINKILVALDGSKNSQRALDMGIFLARKSATKLIGINVISNIPKKYHHLSYPEKPVLLAAENMMESAKKLCAQSGILFERKIDFGDPGPKITKFAESLSFDIIIIGTRGMSGIKEKLLGSISNHVVHKSSIPVMIVK from the coding sequence ATGATTAAGAAAAAAATTAACAAGATATTGGTTGCACTTGATGGGTCGAAAAATTCACAACGTGCATTAGATATGGGAATTTTTTTGGCAAGAAAGTCTGCCACTAAACTAATAGGCATCAATGTTATCTCAAATATTCCAAAAAAATATCATCATTTGAGTTATCCTGAAAAGCCTGTTTTGTTAGCTGCAGAGAATATGATGGAATCTGCCAAGAAATTATGTGCTCAGAGTGGAATTTTATTTGAAAGGAAGATCGACTTTGGAGATCCTGGACCTAAAATTACAAAATTTGCAGAATCATTGAGTTTTGATATTATAATAATTGGAACAAGGGGAATGAGTGGCATAAAGGAAAAACTTCTTGGGAGTATATCTAATCATGTTGTCCACAAATCATCTATTCCAGTTATGATTGTAAAATAA
- a CDS encoding GNAT family N-acetyltransferase — MENMDIREASGKDIPIILGLLYELGRPKPQKDSDIESFRKLIKKYITDSDKKIILAQLDDTEIIAMVSIIFLPRLNQNSLELYIPELIVRDKFQNQGVGKKLINSCISIGKEKKCHRIRLESGNQRKESHKFYKKLGFEQSGLSFTKNLN, encoded by the coding sequence ATGGAAAACATGGATATCCGAGAGGCTTCAGGCAAAGATATTCCCATTATTCTTGGATTACTTTATGAACTTGGACGTCCAAAACCACAAAAAGATTCTGACATTGAATCCTTTAGAAAACTAATAAAAAAATACATTACTGATTCTGATAAAAAAATCATTCTTGCACAACTTGATGATACTGAAATAATTGCAATGGTAAGCATAATTTTTCTGCCAAGACTTAATCAAAATTCTTTGGAGTTGTACATTCCAGAATTAATTGTTCGTGATAAATTCCAGAATCAGGGAGTGGGAAAAAAACTAATCAATTCTTGTATATCTATTGGAAAAGAGAAAAAATGTCATAGAATTAGGCTTGAATCTGGTAATCAACGAAAGGAATCCCACAAATTCTATAAGAAATTAGGATTTGAGCAATCTGGTCTTTCCTTTACAAAGAATTTGAATTAA
- a CDS encoding aspartate kinase produces MTRLVVAKFGGSAIGPDGTLIPKIIQRINNLKKDSKVIAVFSAPLTIHNGKKRSLTDVILEQGKNAEDGKSPSLDIVKSTYQKILEMVNSANKEDCKNTINSNLEQAQKALDEAFSAKEFVDEVRSKALAFSGEILMSHVMNYILKSNGIKSDSVDFDGWPIITDNNIESTNFLASKSRENMDKITQLVDQNEVVTMGGFIGKTIDNVTTTYERGGSDRTAADLGILFHKKYETSIDFEKDSAVVSADPKIVESDLREVFQLSYNEARLAGMFGMKILDPIAIKEIVENGVDLSIIITNMNNPEKITTIKRALDEQKGHPIKIVTGKENCAIFRIETSSIQKLLTSLEKDKRYSEFVILSPFTKDGIEFSRILFLDGDYVKRNEKYLLGFDSLATITYNRGVITLIGDEMWRVQQVASRTSAKIGDAGLNILNMDAQEETSRIIIVIEDADDNIKNAIKAIHQEISKINFI; encoded by the coding sequence ATGACTAGACTAGTAGTTGCCAAATTTGGAGGAAGTGCAATAGGTCCTGATGGTACGTTAATCCCAAAAATTATTCAGCGTATCAATAATTTAAAAAAAGATTCCAAGGTTATTGCAGTTTTTTCAGCGCCTCTTACTATACATAATGGAAAAAAACGTTCACTAACTGATGTAATTTTAGAGCAAGGAAAAAATGCAGAAGATGGAAAAAGTCCGTCTCTAGACATTGTAAAATCTACTTATCAGAAAATTCTTGAAATGGTAAATTCTGCAAACAAGGAAGATTGCAAAAATACCATTAATTCTAATCTAGAACAGGCCCAAAAAGCCCTTGATGAAGCATTTAGTGCAAAAGAATTCGTTGATGAAGTTCGCTCAAAGGCTTTGGCATTCTCTGGCGAAATTCTAATGTCTCACGTGATGAACTATATTCTAAAAAGTAATGGCATAAAATCTGATTCTGTGGATTTTGATGGTTGGCCAATAATTACAGATAATAACATAGAGTCTACTAATTTTCTCGCATCTAAATCCAGGGAAAATATGGATAAAATTACACAATTAGTAGATCAAAATGAAGTAGTTACTATGGGGGGATTTATTGGGAAAACCATTGATAATGTTACAACTACATATGAGCGTGGGGGATCAGATAGGACGGCAGCAGATCTTGGAATATTATTTCACAAAAAATATGAAACAAGTATAGATTTTGAAAAAGACAGTGCAGTAGTTTCCGCAGATCCAAAAATTGTAGAATCTGATCTAAGAGAAGTTTTCCAATTGTCATATAATGAAGCAAGACTAGCAGGAATGTTTGGAATGAAAATTTTAGATCCTATTGCAATAAAAGAAATTGTAGAAAATGGCGTAGACCTATCAATAATTATTACAAATATGAATAATCCTGAAAAAATTACTACTATAAAGAGAGCATTAGATGAGCAAAAAGGACATCCAATCAAAATTGTCACAGGAAAAGAAAATTGTGCAATCTTTAGAATTGAAACTAGCTCTATTCAAAAATTATTAACATCATTAGAGAAAGACAAACGTTACAGTGAGTTTGTAATTTTATCACCATTCACAAAAGATGGAATTGAGTTCTCTAGAATTTTATTTTTGGATGGAGATTATGTTAAGAGAAATGAAAAATATTTGTTAGGATTTGATTCTCTTGCAACAATAACATACAACAGAGGTGTAATTACACTAATAGGAGATGAGATGTGGCGAGTTCAACAAGTTGCATCAAGGACAAGTGCAAAAATTGGTGATGCTGGATTAAATATATTGAATATGGATGCACAAGAAGAGACTTCTCGAATTATTATTGTTATAGAAGATGCAGATGACAACATAAAAAATGCTATCAAAGCAATTCATCAAGAGATTTCTAAGATTAATTTTATTTAG
- a CDS encoding ArsR/SmtB family transcription factor: MANDPDAKRLLWFVFAGSRGGLNRLKIISKLKEKPFNTNQLAKEMGLDYKAIQHHIRVLEKNNMISKIGEKYGVAYFISNFLKVNMETFEEIEAKLDKSK; this comes from the coding sequence ATGGCAAATGATCCTGATGCAAAAAGACTACTTTGGTTTGTTTTCGCAGGTTCACGTGGAGGGTTAAATCGATTAAAAATTATTTCAAAATTAAAGGAAAAACCATTCAATACTAATCAACTAGCAAAAGAGATGGGTTTGGATTACAAGGCTATTCAGCATCACATTAGAGTTCTTGAAAAAAATAATATGATTAGTAAAATTGGAGAAAAATACGGCGTTGCATACTTTATCTCTAACTTTCTTAAAGTAAATATGGAGACATTTGAAGAAATTGAAGCGAAATTGGACAAAAGTAAATAA
- a CDS encoding TIGR00296 family protein produces the protein MKKISQISNDDGKELVKMARKAVTEYLKNNSKINDLEFNSKFNFESGVFVTINKRNSLRGCIGYPIPVKKLADGLVDAAISAATQDPRFTPVDVDELDQIVFEVTVLTPPIEINVDNPNEYLSMIKVGRDGLIVENAYTSGLLLPQVPTEYGWNVKEFLEFTCEKAGLGKDAWKDKATKVSRFEGVIFKEESPNGKIVRESSNDFL, from the coding sequence ATGAAGAAAATCAGTCAAATTTCTAATGATGATGGAAAAGAATTAGTCAAGATGGCAAGAAAAGCAGTTACAGAATATCTTAAAAATAATTCAAAGATCAATGACTTGGAGTTTAATTCAAAATTTAATTTTGAATCAGGAGTTTTTGTTACAATTAACAAAAGAAATTCATTGAGAGGATGTATCGGATATCCAATTCCAGTCAAAAAATTGGCTGATGGGCTAGTTGATGCTGCAATTTCTGCTGCGACACAGGATCCTCGATTTACACCAGTAGATGTTGATGAATTAGATCAGATTGTTTTTGAGGTAACAGTGCTTACTCCACCCATTGAAATCAATGTCGATAATCCAAATGAGTATCTATCGATGATTAAAGTTGGCAGGGACGGGTTAATTGTAGAAAATGCTTACACATCAGGTTTGCTTTTACCACAAGTTCCAACAGAATACGGATGGAATGTCAAAGAATTTCTGGAATTTACGTGTGAAAAAGCTGGACTTGGTAAAGATGCTTGGAAAGACAAAGCAACCAAAGTATCCAGATTTGAGGGGGTTATATTCAAAGAAGAGTCACCAAATGGAAAAATAGTCCGAGAATCATCTAATGATTTTTTATAA
- a CDS encoding radical SAM protein, producing the protein MMLNYDAPLYRPPSEARSLIFQVTLGCSFNECSFCDMYRSKEYSERPWEDVKAEIDMMADYLPDTRRVFLADGDALNLDSEYMIKIVKHIKEKFANLERISCYAMPMNILKKSSEELKKMNEAGLDMFYLGIESGSDIVLKKVTKGAIAKTIIKSVNKAKEAGYIMSCMVILGLGGKKDSKEHIKGTAEVISACSPNYVGALTLYLENGIKQEFLDKYNGEFIRINDDESLNELHDLLSQIDTKDEIVFRANHGSNAYTIKGTFPQDKQEMIDKVEWMKQHPEIMRPQGLRGF; encoded by the coding sequence ATGATGTTAAATTATGATGCACCGTTATACAGACCACCATCAGAAGCTAGATCATTAATTTTTCAAGTTACATTGGGTTGTTCATTTAACGAATGTTCTTTTTGTGATATGTATAGATCAAAAGAATATTCGGAAAGACCATGGGAAGATGTAAAAGCCGAAATTGACATGATGGCAGATTATCTCCCAGATACTAGACGGGTCTTTCTTGCAGATGGAGATGCATTAAATCTTGACTCTGAGTATATGATAAAAATTGTAAAACACATTAAAGAAAAATTTGCAAATCTTGAAAGAATTTCTTGCTATGCAATGCCAATGAACATTCTAAAAAAATCATCTGAAGAACTAAAGAAGATGAATGAAGCAGGTTTAGACATGTTCTATTTGGGAATTGAAAGTGGTTCAGACATTGTTTTAAAAAAAGTAACAAAAGGAGCTATTGCAAAAACAATCATCAAGTCAGTTAACAAAGCAAAAGAAGCAGGATACATCATGTCATGCATGGTAATTTTGGGATTAGGAGGAAAAAAAGACTCAAAAGAACACATCAAAGGAACGGCTGAAGTAATTAGCGCATGTTCTCCAAATTATGTAGGTGCCCTTACTCTATATTTGGAAAATGGAATTAAACAAGAATTTCTCGACAAGTATAATGGAGAATTTATCAGAATTAACGATGATGAATCATTAAACGAGCTTCATGACTTGTTAAGTCAGATTGATACAAAAGATGAGATTGTTTTTAGAGCAAATCACGGTTCAAATGCATATACAATCAAAGGCACTTTTCCTCAAGACAAGCAAGAGATGATAGATAAAGTAGAATGGATGAAGCAGCATCCAGAAATTATGCGTCCACAGGGTCTACGTGGATTCTAA
- the amrS gene encoding AmmeMemoRadiSam system radical SAM enzyme gives MTSILGKEAELYEKLPNDKVKCTACARYCEIGKGQIGLCGIRGNEDGKLQLYAYGKVISGHVDPIEKKPLIHYWPGSKVYSIATTGCNWLCKYCQNSDISQRRKVEGIDMTPDDVANTAVKYGAHGIAYTYNEPSIFIEFARDCGIAARKKGLFNVFVSNGYDTPESVSMMNEFLDGITVDFKGSAEKEFTRKFIGVPDPQPIFDTLLEIRDKTKIHIEITDLIVPKVGDSIEHAKKLSKFIYDEFGPEMPIHFLRFHPDYKMMEYPSTPIETLEKHYQVAKDQGLKYVYLGNVPGHKWEHTYCSECNEIVVNRYGFSIRGWHLDENNCCQFCGNKIPIEGKLQKGYKEDRFQFVS, from the coding sequence TTGACGAGTATACTTGGCAAAGAAGCTGAATTATATGAAAAACTTCCAAATGACAAGGTAAAGTGTACTGCTTGTGCACGATATTGTGAGATTGGTAAGGGCCAAATCGGTTTATGTGGAATTCGTGGAAATGAAGATGGCAAGCTACAACTGTATGCATATGGAAAAGTAATTTCAGGTCATGTTGATCCAATTGAAAAAAAACCTTTGATACATTACTGGCCTGGAAGCAAAGTGTACTCTATTGCAACAACAGGGTGTAATTGGCTCTGCAAGTATTGTCAAAATTCTGATATTAGCCAAAGACGTAAAGTTGAAGGAATTGATATGACTCCTGATGATGTTGCAAATACTGCTGTAAAGTATGGTGCACATGGAATTGCATATACGTACAACGAACCATCTATTTTCATAGAGTTTGCACGTGATTGTGGAATTGCTGCAAGAAAAAAAGGACTGTTTAACGTTTTTGTCTCAAATGGTTATGATACTCCTGAATCAGTTTCAATGATGAATGAATTTCTTGATGGGATTACCGTGGATTTCAAAGGAAGTGCAGAGAAAGAATTTACAAGAAAATTCATTGGTGTGCCTGATCCTCAACCAATTTTTGATACATTATTAGAAATTCGAGACAAAACAAAAATTCACATTGAAATCACTGATCTAATTGTACCAAAAGTAGGAGATAGCATAGAACATGCTAAAAAACTCTCAAAATTCATCTATGATGAATTTGGACCAGAAATGCCAATTCACTTTTTGAGATTTCATCCTGACTACAAAATGATGGAATATCCTAGTACTCCAATTGAGACTTTGGAAAAACATTATCAGGTTGCAAAAGATCAAGGATTGAAATACGTCTATTTAGGAAATGTTCCTGGCCACAAATGGGAGCACACGTATTGTTCTGAATGCAATGAGATAGTTGTAAATCGATATGGATTCAGTATTAGAGGATGGCATCTTGATGAAAACAATTGCTGCCAATTTTGTGGAAATAAAATTCCTATAGAAGGAAAATTGCAGAAAGGATACAAAGAAGACCGTTTCCAGTTTGTTTCTTGA
- a CDS encoding cupredoxin domain-containing protein, whose translation MIIESLFFLATSIKETTEKLKELSESGREIVEKASEKTKQESLWPFQLGQTAKELSSSKLSARLASIPSGTSVPGCEKDGICYDPPSLIIFTGGELIWKNDDSAAHTVTSGNIVDGPDGLFDSGLIMSNETFSHKFNEVGEYAYFCMIHPWANASVTIK comes from the coding sequence ATGATAATTGAATCATTGTTTTTTCTAGCTACATCAATTAAAGAAACAACAGAAAAACTCAAAGAGTTATCAGAATCAGGCAGAGAAATAGTAGAGAAGGCGTCTGAAAAAACTAAACAAGAATCTCTTTGGCCTTTTCAGCTTGGTCAAACAGCCAAAGAACTGTCTTCTTCAAAACTGTCTGCAAGATTAGCCAGTATACCATCAGGGACATCTGTTCCAGGTTGTGAAAAAGATGGTATTTGTTATGATCCACCATCATTGATAATTTTTACAGGTGGTGAATTAATTTGGAAAAATGACGATTCAGCCGCACATACGGTGACCAGTGGAAATATTGTTGACGGTCCAGATGGACTGTTTGACAGTGGATTGATAATGTCTAATGAAACTTTTTCACATAAATTCAATGAGGTAGGAGAATATGCCTACTTTTGCATGATCCATCCATGGGCCAATGCTTCAGTTACTATAAAATGA
- a CDS encoding sensor histidine kinase, which produces MSNSTFLPKSSINYKQILIVLIVILVSISIIYQLRSFLDDDQFRWISIPTYAILPGLLTVYSAILAIKLFKQKHFQAKAFLFFALAALSWFIAEQIWQAYDHIWEGEPFPSEADIFYIAAYPFMTAFLFISIKPIIKIITRNGWLFAIALSFSFLIPSVLAAYDDISGKDAFAVSIALTYPILASIKLVPAIIGILFLTKKGANFSWMLLLFGLIAYSISDTFFLFAELDGSYYDGHPVDLMYVYSFILLIFALHIRLKIANLPGSEKQAMFFSESIQFETIKQFGIPLTLAIVCMVSLISLVHAVLIQTDEQISAQNLMIGVATMLGVFVIIVLTINKNLSRLVKIRTDELTRQKNNLEYIVEKKTHELLKAERLSAIGELSGRLAHDLRNPLSVMKMSVDLISQSPADTKISDIKILERLDLINKSIDRISHQVDDVLGYVRNSPIKLTSISLSELIENSLEKIKIPKDIEVKYTKNNLQIKCDPIKLEAVIINLIVNAIQEMPDGGELEIRTYEKDNFIILEFIDSGQGISEKNLDKVFEPLFTTKQKGIGLGLASCKNIVEQHLGEISVKNNPTTFTVMIPKRS; this is translated from the coding sequence TTGAGCAACAGTACTTTTTTACCAAAATCATCCATAAATTATAAGCAAATTCTAATTGTTTTAATTGTAATTTTAGTATCAATTAGTATCATCTATCAATTGCGATCATTTCTTGATGACGATCAGTTTAGATGGATATCAATTCCAACATACGCAATTCTTCCAGGATTACTTACTGTATATTCTGCCATTCTCGCAATAAAATTATTCAAGCAAAAACATTTTCAAGCAAAAGCATTTCTTTTCTTCGCTTTAGCTGCTTTATCATGGTTTATAGCTGAGCAAATTTGGCAAGCTTATGATCATATTTGGGAAGGTGAACCATTTCCATCAGAAGCTGACATCTTTTATATTGCAGCATATCCATTTATGACTGCATTTTTATTTATTTCAATAAAGCCCATAATTAAAATAATTACTAGAAATGGTTGGTTGTTTGCAATTGCTTTGTCATTCTCTTTTTTGATTCCATCTGTTTTAGCAGCATATGATGACATATCAGGGAAGGATGCGTTTGCAGTATCAATTGCACTGACATATCCAATATTGGCATCAATCAAACTAGTTCCAGCAATTATTGGCATTTTATTTCTTACCAAAAAAGGTGCAAACTTTTCATGGATGCTTCTCTTGTTCGGATTAATAGCTTACAGTATTTCAGATACATTCTTCCTTTTTGCTGAGCTTGATGGTTCCTACTATGACGGACATCCAGTGGATTTGATGTATGTGTATAGCTTCATCTTGTTAATTTTTGCACTTCACATTCGTTTGAAGATTGCAAATTTACCAGGATCTGAAAAACAAGCGATGTTTTTCTCGGAAAGCATACAATTTGAAACCATCAAACAGTTTGGAATTCCATTAACATTAGCTATTGTATGTATGGTTAGTCTCATATCACTAGTTCATGCAGTTTTGATTCAAACAGATGAGCAAATTTCTGCTCAAAACTTAATGATTGGAGTTGCTACCATGCTAGGAGTTTTTGTAATTATTGTTTTGACTATTAACAAGAATCTTTCACGATTAGTCAAAATTAGGACTGATGAACTTACAAGACAAAAAAACAATCTCGAATATATTGTAGAGAAAAAAACCCATGAGTTACTAAAAGCTGAGCGTCTATCTGCAATAGGGGAGTTATCTGGGCGTCTAGCACATGATTTGAGAAACCCATTATCAGTTATGAAAATGTCTGTAGATTTGATTAGTCAAAGTCCTGCAGATACAAAAATTTCAGATATCAAAATATTAGAACGATTAGATTTGATCAACAAAAGTATTGACAGGATATCTCACCAGGTAGATGATGTCTTAGGTTATGTTAGAAATTCTCCAATAAAATTAACTTCCATCTCCCTATCAGAACTAATTGAAAATTCTTTAGAAAAAATTAAGATTCCAAAAGACATTGAGGTAAAATATACTAAAAATAATTTGCAAATCAAATGTGATCCAATCAAATTAGAAGCTGTTATCATTAATCTTATTGTAAATGCAATTCAAGAAATGCCTGATGGGGGGGAACTTGAGATAAGAACATATGAAAAAGACAATTTTATAATTTTAGAATTCATTGATTCTGGACAAGGTATTTCTGAGAAAAATCTTGATAAAGTATTTGAACCTCTATTTACAACTAAACAAAAAGGAATAGGTTTGGGATTAGCTAGTTGTAAAAATATTGTAGAACAACATCTAGGTGAAATTTCTGTGAAAAATAATCCTACAACATTTACCGTAATGATTCCAAAGAGATCATAA
- a CDS encoding branched-chain amino acid transaminase, with product MKEVGKIWMNGKLVPFKDAKVHVLTHALHYSTSIFEGIRCYDTPDGSAIFRLPEHIDRFFKSAKLYSMKMQFTKKEISDAIIKTVKASGLKESYIRPLAYYGYGTMGLTPTENKVDVSIACWEWKMGESKAGKFSGAKCKMSSWMKIDSRSQPMQAKAASNYANAALARMEALDNGYDEAIMLNSHGKVAEGSAENIFVVKDDIIQTPPLSAGGLEGITRDSIIQIIEENSGFVIERDLERDDLYTADEIFMTGTAAEVKSVTQIDQVKIGNGKMGNITKALQKSFSDVVMGKDERFLPWLTFI from the coding sequence ATGAAAGAGGTTGGTAAAATATGGATGAATGGAAAATTAGTACCATTCAAAGATGCCAAAGTTCATGTACTGACTCATGCATTACACTATTCAACATCCATCTTTGAGGGGATTCGATGTTATGATACCCCTGATGGTTCAGCAATATTTCGATTACCAGAACATATTGACAGATTCTTCAAATCTGCAAAATTGTATTCAATGAAAATGCAATTTACAAAAAAAGAAATTTCAGATGCAATAATCAAAACTGTCAAAGCTAGCGGACTCAAAGAATCATACATTAGACCACTTGCATATTATGGATATGGAACAATGGGATTAACTCCTACTGAGAATAAGGTAGATGTCTCTATTGCATGCTGGGAGTGGAAGATGGGTGAATCAAAAGCAGGTAAATTCTCTGGCGCAAAATGTAAAATGTCAAGCTGGATGAAAATTGATTCAAGATCTCAACCTATGCAAGCAAAAGCTGCATCAAACTATGCAAATGCTGCACTTGCAAGAATGGAAGCATTAGATAATGGCTATGATGAAGCTATCATGCTAAATTCACATGGCAAAGTTGCAGAAGGAAGTGCTGAAAACATATTTGTTGTAAAAGATGATATTATTCAAACACCCCCACTTTCAGCAGGTGGATTAGAAGGAATTACAAGAGATAGTATTATACAAATTATTGAAGAGAATAGTGGGTTTGTAATTGAGAGAGATCTTGAAAGAGATGATCTTTACACAGCTGATGAAATTTTTATGACTGGTACTGCAGCTGAAGTAAAATCAGTGACTCAGATAGATCAAGTAAAAATAGGAAATGGAAAGATGGGTAACATCACAAAAGCACTTCAAAAGTCATTTTCTGATGTGGTAATGGGAAAAGATGAGAGATTCTTGCCCTGGTTAACATTTATCTAA
- a CDS encoding response regulator, with product MNSIILLVEDDTDLISIYKEILELYGYELQTAVNGEEAVEKFKQVNPSLVIMDGDMPVLDGYEAFKQIKEIDKNAKVVIVTGYSQLEPKNQEAVKEGLIKVISKPLGVDELISLAQQYTKAEIKT from the coding sequence ATGAACAGTATTATTCTATTAGTAGAAGATGATACAGATTTAATTTCAATCTATAAAGAAATTCTAGAATTATATGGATATGAACTTCAAACTGCAGTTAATGGAGAAGAGGCAGTTGAAAAATTCAAACAAGTTAACCCATCTTTAGTTATAATGGATGGAGATATGCCAGTACTTGATGGGTATGAAGCCTTTAAGCAAATCAAAGAGATTGATAAAAATGCTAAAGTAGTCATTGTAACTGGCTATTCTCAACTTGAACCAAAAAATCAAGAAGCGGTAAAAGAAGGGTTAATCAAAGTAATTTCAAAACCATTAGGAGTAGATGAATTAATCTCTCTTGCACAACAATACACCAAAGCTGAAATTAAAACATAA